A part of Melittangium boletus DSM 14713 genomic DNA contains:
- the tnpC gene encoding IS66 family transposase: MAEVDSRAARIAELEAMVAARDARIAELMAKVEALTARVAELEARLSQNSSNSSKPPSSDGPGARRQPKKPTGRSPGGQPGHKKHERELLPPEEVRHVVELVPKECKDCGRRLEGRDVEPRRHQVVEVPPLSAVVTEYRSHALECGACGTVTREEVPGYASSAFGDRLGALASLLVGKYRLSKRLVKDALSDMVGVRLSVGSVVNLEGQMAEALAPAVREAGEYVKAADRVHADETGWVEGRREGRGQRAWLWLVATALVAVFHIARSRGAKVARALLGEDFAGILGSDRWSAYAWYDPGLRQLCWAHLLRDFQGFIERGGEGGPLGEALMRQVERFFTWYHWVRDGTLAREDFEKRMPEVEREVGRLLRRAAVCAQKKTAGMAREILRWEKCLWTFVDIPEVEPTNNFAERCLRHAVMYRKTSFGTQGPEGSLFVERILTTVTTLKLQRRGVLDFLTDTLHAHRRGLSTPSLLPLHASVQLSASA, from the coding sequence ATGGCGGAAGTGGATTCCCGAGCCGCGCGGATTGCGGAACTGGAAGCGATGGTGGCCGCGCGAGACGCGCGGATAGCGGAGTTGATGGCGAAGGTGGAAGCACTCACTGCGCGTGTGGCGGAGTTGGAGGCGCGCCTGAGCCAGAACTCGAGTAACTCCTCCAAGCCGCCTTCCTCGGACGGCCCTGGAGCCCGGCGCCAGCCGAAGAAGCCAACGGGCCGAAGTCCTGGGGGCCAGCCCGGACACAAGAAGCATGAGCGCGAGCTGCTGCCGCCCGAAGAGGTGCGGCACGTCGTCGAGTTGGTGCCCAAGGAGTGCAAGGACTGTGGGCGTCGGCTGGAGGGAAGAGACGTGGAGCCGCGCCGCCATCAGGTGGTGGAGGTGCCGCCGCTGTCGGCCGTTGTCACGGAGTATCGCAGCCATGCGCTGGAATGCGGCGCGTGCGGCACGGTGACACGAGAGGAAGTGCCCGGGTACGCCAGCAGTGCCTTCGGAGATAGGTTGGGCGCGCTCGCCAGTCTGCTGGTGGGCAAGTACCGGCTGTCCAAACGACTGGTGAAGGACGCGCTGTCGGACATGGTGGGGGTGCGGCTGTCAGTGGGCAGTGTGGTGAATCTGGAAGGGCAAATGGCCGAGGCGCTCGCCCCGGCGGTGCGCGAGGCTGGCGAGTACGTGAAGGCCGCCGACAGGGTGCACGCGGACGAGACGGGGTGGGTGGAGGGGCGGCGGGAAGGCCGAGGCCAACGTGCCTGGCTGTGGCTGGTGGCCACGGCGTTGGTGGCTGTCTTTCACATCGCTCGGAGTCGCGGGGCCAAGGTAGCGCGTGCGCTGCTGGGAGAAGACTTCGCGGGCATCCTGGGCAGTGACAGGTGGAGCGCGTACGCATGGTATGACCCGGGCCTGAGGCAGTTGTGCTGGGCCCACCTGCTGCGCGACTTCCAGGGCTTCATCGAGCGGGGCGGCGAGGGAGGGCCGCTTGGCGAGGCGTTGATGCGGCAAGTCGAGCGCTTCTTCACCTGGTACCACTGGGTGCGCGATGGCACGCTGGCACGGGAGGACTTCGAGAAGAGGATGCCCGAGGTGGAGCGCGAAGTGGGCCGACTGCTGCGCCGGGCCGCGGTGTGCGCGCAGAAGAAAACAGCCGGCATGGCACGGGAAATCCTCCGGTGGGAGAAGTGCCTGTGGACATTTGTCGACATACCGGAGGTGGAGCCGACAAACAACTTCGCCGAGAGGTGCCTGCGTCACGCGGTCATGTACAGGAAGACATCCTTTGGCACGCAAGGCCCCGAAGGCAGCCTCTTCGTGGAACGAATCCTCACGACCGTTACCACCCTCAAGTTGCAACGGCGAGGCGTGCTGGACTTCCTGACGGACACCCTCCACGCACAT
- a CDS encoding DUF6151 family protein, with amino-acid sequence MSRDVELQCRCGKIHGWLRDAAPDTVNRIVCYCDDCQAFLHHLGRAELLDEHGGSDIVQVAPSTLSFDRGLDLITAARLTPEGLYRWYASCCKTPLGNMVSPQLPFVGIVTELFQQAPNARPCDEVFGAPRGGILGKFAIGVPPPGSVKPNLRLFARTLRKVLGWKLRGKTWPHPFFDRASGHPRYPVTVLSMAEREALRSRCGPRPARA; translated from the coding sequence ATGTCCCGAGATGTCGAACTCCAGTGCCGTTGCGGAAAGATTCACGGATGGCTGCGCGATGCGGCACCAGACACGGTGAACCGCATCGTCTGTTACTGTGACGACTGCCAGGCGTTCCTGCACCACCTGGGCCGCGCCGAACTCCTCGACGAGCACGGCGGTTCGGACATCGTGCAGGTCGCGCCCTCGACGCTCTCGTTCGATCGGGGCCTCGACCTGATCACCGCCGCGCGCCTCACGCCCGAGGGCCTCTATCGCTGGTACGCGAGCTGCTGCAAGACGCCGCTCGGCAACATGGTGTCGCCGCAGCTCCCGTTCGTCGGGATCGTCACCGAGCTGTTCCAGCAGGCGCCGAACGCGCGCCCGTGTGACGAGGTCTTCGGCGCGCCGCGCGGTGGAATCCTCGGCAAGTTCGCGATCGGCGTTCCGCCGCCCGGGTCGGTGAAGCCCAACCTGCGTCTGTTCGCGCGTACGCTCCGCAAGGTGTTGGGCTGGAAGCTTCGCGGCAAGACGTGGCCTCATCCGTTCTTCGACCGCGCGAGCGGCCATCCGCGATACCCGGTCACGGTGCTTTCCATGGCCGAGCGTGAGGCCCTCCGCTCGCGGTGTGGCCCGCGTCCCGCTCGCGCGTGA